In Alkalihalobacillus sp. FSL W8-0930, a single window of DNA contains:
- the yjfP gene encoding esterase, which yields MISIVREQVDDIPLLHVAKESLHQQSNQPVVFFFHGLTSAKDQNLHIAYQLAQKGFRVILPDALHHGEREAGVTGMQRTILLWDIVMNSIQELDKLKDHFIARGLIDPSRIGVAGTSMGGITTYGALSQYEWIQSAVSLMGSAYYEHFATMQIEHIGRQGFQVPEVHVNETLAKLRTFDLSTQLHKLNGRPLMIWHGEADQVVPARYSTTLYNELLHDYEHFPERLALYTEKETGHAVSRKALFQLTDWFTSHLL from the coding sequence ATGATTTCAATAGTGAGAGAACAAGTAGATGATATTCCACTCTTACATGTTGCAAAAGAATCGCTCCATCAGCAGTCAAATCAACCTGTTGTTTTTTTCTTTCACGGGTTAACAAGTGCAAAAGATCAAAACTTACATATCGCGTACCAGCTTGCACAAAAAGGATTCCGAGTAATCTTACCTGATGCTCTGCATCACGGCGAGAGAGAAGCCGGTGTCACGGGAATGCAGCGAACGATTCTTCTTTGGGACATCGTTATGAACTCCATTCAAGAGCTGGACAAACTAAAAGATCACTTTATAGCACGAGGGCTGATTGATCCAAGTCGAATAGGTGTAGCAGGCACATCAATGGGAGGAATTACAACGTACGGCGCATTAAGTCAATATGAGTGGATACAATCGGCTGTGAGCCTAATGGGTAGTGCCTATTATGAACATTTCGCTACAATGCAAATTGAGCATATAGGCCGTCAAGGTTTTCAGGTTCCGGAGGTTCACGTGAACGAAACATTAGCAAAGCTCCGAACGTTTGATTTATCCACGCAGCTTCATAAGTTGAATGGAAGACCTTTAATGATTTGGCATGGAGAAGCTGACCAGGTTGTTCCTGCTCGTTATTCTACAACACTGTATAACGAATTACTTCACGATTATGAGCATTTTCCAGAACGACTAGCCCTTTATACAGAAAAAGAAACTGGGCATGCTGTATCTAGAAAGGCATTATTCCAATTAACTGACTGGTTTACCTCACACTTATTATAA
- a CDS encoding YitT family protein: MIKEVQKMIIIIIGSALLAASLNFFLIPADVFASGFTGVSQLIASLFDLSTGLLLFLLNIPVAILGWMKVGKSFTIYSFISVAITSFFLEVLPEYAFSQDILLNAVFGGVLGAVGAGLMLRWGASSGGLDIIALVLARYSDRPVGIYFFVLNSLIVLAAGILFDPEKALYTLVALYVTSRVIDAIHTRYVKLTAMIVTNHAEELRAAIHERLVRGITRVPAKGGYTSDDKEVLFIVLTRYELYDLKTIINDVDPEAFTNIVETASVYGLFNKQ, encoded by the coding sequence ATGATTAAAGAAGTCCAAAAAATGATCATTATTATTATTGGGTCGGCGTTGCTTGCCGCTTCATTAAATTTCTTTTTAATACCTGCAGATGTGTTTGCAAGTGGTTTTACGGGTGTTTCTCAATTAATTGCATCCCTATTTGATCTTTCAACCGGATTGCTGTTATTCTTATTAAACATTCCGGTTGCGATTCTTGGCTGGATGAAGGTCGGAAAAAGCTTTACCATTTATAGCTTTATCAGTGTAGCCATCACATCCTTTTTTCTCGAAGTACTACCTGAGTATGCGTTCTCGCAGGATATTCTATTAAACGCGGTGTTTGGTGGAGTGCTTGGTGCAGTTGGTGCTGGCCTTATGCTAAGATGGGGTGCCTCGTCCGGTGGCTTGGACATTATCGCTTTGGTTCTTGCAAGGTATAGTGACCGTCCGGTAGGAATCTACTTTTTTGTGTTAAACAGCTTAATTGTACTGGCCGCGGGTATCTTATTTGATCCAGAGAAGGCGTTGTATACGCTTGTTGCATTGTACGTTACGTCTAGGGTGATTGATGCGATCCATACTCGATATGTTAAGCTTACTGCAATGATTGTGACGAATCATGCAGAGGAGCTGCGAGCTGCGATTCACGAACGCTTGGTTCGGGGGATCACAAGAGTACCTGCAAAAGGAGGATATACCTCTGACGATAAAGAAGTATTATTTATCGTGTTAACCCGTTATGAGCTATATGACCTTAAGACGATTATTAATGATGTTGATCCCGAAGCGTTTACGAATATTGTTGAAACAGCAAGCGTCTACGGATTATTCAATAAACAATAG
- a CDS encoding BsuPI-related putative proteinase inhibitor → MYKMLTSILVLGFLFALTACGQETEAPDENESNQQGVEEMNGWQLEVQAVQDSEQLRVNMLLTNKTDEVQTLIYPSSQTYELVLTDESEEEVYRFSEGMMFTMALIEEEIETGGTQKFQESISVADLEEGHYTLSAEIVGKPQNEVELPVTTIDVDITKS, encoded by the coding sequence ATGTACAAAATGCTTACGTCCATTCTTGTTTTAGGATTTCTTTTTGCTTTAACCGCTTGTGGGCAAGAAACAGAAGCACCTGATGAGAACGAATCAAATCAGCAAGGAGTGGAAGAAATGAATGGCTGGCAGCTTGAAGTACAAGCCGTACAGGATAGTGAGCAGCTGCGTGTGAACATGCTGTTAACGAATAAAACAGACGAAGTTCAGACTCTGATCTATCCTAGCTCGCAAACGTATGAGCTTGTATTAACCGATGAATCAGAAGAAGAAGTGTACCGATTTTCGGAAGGCATGATGTTTACAATGGCTTTAATTGAAGAGGAGATTGAAACAGGAGGAACCCAGAAGTTTCAAGAATCCATTTCTGTAGCCGATCTTGAAGAAGGACATTATACGTTGTCAGCAGAGATTGTAGGCAAGCCTCAAAATGAAGTAGAATTACCAGTTACAACGATTGACGTCGATATTACAAAGTCATAA